One stretch of Francisella sp. LA112445 DNA includes these proteins:
- a CDS encoding APC family permease, whose amino-acid sequence MEQVVSSKKFGLIRLVMINIIAVDSLRNISITAQAGWIVVTFYILAGIFFLIPCALLTAEMSTGSSQETGGIYIWVKKAFGKRLGFLVIWLQWVYNLVWFPSICGFFAGIIAYVIAPFTGQAANELVANPWYMISMSLVMFWSATAINLFGVKTSSTVSTLGAIIGTLLPMFMIIIIAIIWSLSHSSEIVTPSVSDFVPSGNNISSWALFITVMFSLFGLEMSAIHAANVRNAKKNFPRALLISGSVILGSLILSNIAVILVSSQLQIGDVDIVTGLMVSFHYFFSQINMPWMTYIIAITLIFGAFTTTSAWIMGLSRAFMVVSNDNILPQIFGRTNKNDAPDTMLITQALVFTVFCFSYIFMPSVNEAYWYLSDLTAQLAVIAYILMFITAVKLKISQPLQEGQYEIFRGSIGTIIMAILGCIGCVVAIIVGFIPIDNIDMSVTKFDMLLIIGIVVALITPAVITIKKDI is encoded by the coding sequence ATGGAACAGGTAGTAAGTAGTAAAAAATTTGGTCTAATAAGGCTAGTGATGATAAATATCATTGCAGTAGATAGCCTTAGGAATATTTCTATCACAGCACAAGCAGGTTGGATAGTTGTAACTTTTTATATATTAGCAGGTATTTTCTTTTTAATTCCCTGTGCATTATTAACAGCTGAGATGTCTACAGGATCTTCACAAGAGACTGGTGGTATCTATATATGGGTTAAAAAAGCCTTTGGTAAAAGGTTAGGCTTTTTAGTTATCTGGTTGCAATGGGTATATAACTTAGTGTGGTTTCCATCTATATGTGGATTTTTTGCTGGTATTATTGCTTATGTCATAGCACCTTTTACAGGTCAAGCAGCAAATGAGTTGGTAGCTAATCCATGGTATATGATATCAATGAGTTTGGTAATGTTTTGGAGTGCTACAGCTATAAATTTATTTGGTGTTAAAACATCAAGTACAGTAAGTACATTAGGTGCTATTATTGGTACGCTTTTACCAATGTTTATGATTATTATAATAGCTATTATATGGTCACTATCGCATAGTTCAGAGATTGTGACACCTAGTGTTTCAGATTTTGTTCCATCAGGAAATAATATAAGTAGTTGGGCTTTATTTATAACAGTGATGTTTAGTTTATTTGGCCTTGAGATGAGTGCCATACATGCTGCAAATGTTAGAAATGCTAAGAAGAACTTCCCTAGAGCATTACTAATTTCAGGTTCTGTTATTTTAGGATCACTTATTTTATCAAATATAGCTGTAATATTAGTAAGTAGTCAGCTACAGATTGGTGATGTTGATATCGTGACTGGATTGATGGTTTCTTTTCATTATTTCTTTAGTCAAATTAATATGCCATGGATGACTTACATTATAGCTATCACATTGATATTTGGTGCTTTTACGACTACTTCAGCTTGGATTATGGGATTATCACGAGCTTTTATGGTGGTGAGTAACGATAATATCTTGCCACAAATCTTTGGCAGAACTAATAAAAATGATGCTCCAGATACAATGCTAATTACTCAAGCACTAGTTTTTACAGTATTTTGTTTTTCATATATCTTTATGCCATCAGTAAATGAAGCATATTGGTATCTTAGTGATTTAACTGCGCAATTAGCTGTTATCGCTTATATTTTAATGTTTATAACCGCTGTTAAACTTAAAATTAGCCAACCTCTACAAGAGGGACAATATGAAATATTTAGAGGATCAATTGGTACTATAATAATGGCAATTCTAGGATGTATAGGGTGTGTTGTAGCTATAATTGTAGGCTTTATTCCTATAGATAATATTGATATGTCTGTGACTAAGTTTGATATGTTGTTGATAATAGGGATCGTAGTGGCATTAATTACTCCTGCAGTTATTACGATAAAAAAGGATATATAG
- the recJ gene encoding single-stranded-DNA-specific exonuclease RecJ: MLIKQRLFSQKVLDHLLINQYDSFLAKLIAARVSDISNIDLILNGSIKDLSSPFLFKDIDKAVDRLYVALQNNEVIGLETDHDCDGQTSHAIFHEALTKVFGYPKDNIRSYIGHRMKEGYGLSESLMNRILTDSIRPSLIITADNGSTDEPRIAVLKQNGIDTIVTDHHGIPPEGAPKSAVAVLNPTQDGCNYPDKAIAGCMVAWLFMAALRRKYIQNNKPVSKSYGLSNLLDFVAIGTVADCVSMANSYNNRIVTKLGLEQLKENDRLCWDFIDRDKLSSEYIGFSIAPILNSDGRVSDALGSVSFLLEEDDEKIENIFNNLKNQNNQRKDIQKQITQEAIVQASDLNNTKKSLCILLENGHSGIHGISASRVKEMFGKPVIIFSQTQNDPNLISGSARSIDDIHIKQVLDNIASLDSNLMLKYGGHKGAAGLTIKYQDFAKFYDLFETLVSHIVESDNIVLEPCIEYDFELNVDDFNLDTLTKIESLEPYGREFDKPIFCNDFSIEQVRLVGQDKNHAQLVLRYKDTTSIKAIWFNATDNVVVDEIAIGDTVRVCYQLQKEEFLGQVNLSLNIRALEKL; this comes from the coding sequence ATGCTAATCAAACAACGATTATTTAGTCAAAAAGTTTTAGATCATTTATTAATCAATCAGTATGATAGTTTCTTAGCTAAACTTATTGCTGCAAGAGTTAGTGATATAAGCAATATAGATTTAATTTTAAATGGATCTATAAAAGACTTATCATCGCCATTCTTATTCAAAGATATTGATAAGGCGGTTGATAGGCTTTATGTAGCATTGCAAAATAATGAAGTTATAGGATTAGAAACAGATCATGATTGTGATGGTCAAACTTCTCATGCTATCTTCCATGAAGCATTAACAAAAGTTTTTGGCTATCCTAAAGATAATATTCGTTCTTATATAGGTCATAGGATGAAAGAAGGCTATGGCTTGTCTGAGTCTTTGATGAATCGGATCTTAACGGATAGTATTCGACCAAGTTTAATAATAACAGCAGATAATGGCTCAACAGATGAACCAAGAATAGCAGTGCTTAAGCAAAATGGTATAGACACAATTGTAACTGATCATCATGGTATACCTCCAGAAGGAGCGCCAAAGAGTGCTGTGGCAGTGCTTAATCCGACACAAGATGGCTGTAACTACCCTGATAAAGCAATTGCAGGCTGTATGGTTGCTTGGCTTTTTATGGCGGCTTTAAGAAGAAAGTATATCCAAAATAATAAACCAGTATCTAAATCATATGGTTTAAGTAATTTATTAGACTTTGTAGCTATTGGAACAGTTGCAGACTGTGTAAGTATGGCAAATAGTTATAATAACCGCATTGTTACAAAATTAGGTCTTGAGCAGTTAAAGGAAAATGATCGCCTATGTTGGGATTTTATAGATAGAGATAAACTATCTAGCGAATATATAGGTTTTAGCATAGCGCCTATCTTGAATAGTGATGGTAGAGTATCGGATGCATTAGGTTCGGTGAGCTTTTTGCTAGAAGAAGATGATGAAAAGATTGAGAATATCTTTAATAATCTTAAAAATCAAAATAATCAACGTAAGGATATTCAAAAACAAATTACCCAAGAAGCTATAGTTCAAGCTAGTGATTTAAATAATACGAAGAAATCTTTATGTATCTTACTTGAGAATGGTCATTCAGGTATTCATGGTATCTCAGCTAGTAGAGTCAAAGAGATGTTTGGTAAACCTGTGATAATATTCTCCCAAACTCAAAATGATCCGAATTTAATATCAGGCTCAGCACGCAGTATTGATGATATTCATATTAAGCAAGTGCTTGATAATATAGCAAGCTTAGACTCTAATTTAATGCTTAAGTATGGTGGACATAAAGGGGCAGCTGGATTAACTATTAAGTATCAGGATTTTGCTAAATTTTATGATCTTTTTGAGACACTAGTCAGTCATATTGTAGAAAGTGATAATATAGTTCTTGAACCTTGTATTGAGTACGATTTTGAACTTAATGTAGATGATTTTAATTTAGATACATTAACAAAGATAGAGTCTTTAGAGCCTTATGGTAGAGAATTTGATAAACCTATTTTTTGCAATGATTTCTCTATAGAACAAGTCCGTTTAGTAGGCCAAGATAAAAATCATGCACAATTAGTTTTGCGCTATAAAGATACAACATCGATAAAAGCAATATGGTTTAATGCAACCGATAATGTTGTAGTAGATGAGATAGCTATAGGTGATACTGTACGAGTGTGTTATCAGTTGCAAAAAGAAGAGTTTCTTGGGCAGGTTAATTTGTCTCTAAATATACGAGCACTAGAAA
- a CDS encoding AI-2E family transporter produces MVFKTIKNWYKDRYQNNEPIVFIGLMLFFYLVLTFLGNYIAPILAALVIAYLLDTFVNILHKATKINRLILVYFVYIIFLIVLLSVIFVLLPIIVNQMIDFIKQASHTLSSLKSSLEYLSQKYPTLLTVDRIDSIVNWFNTIDWKKISSNIGSFILQNTATTLPLLFSVLIYLFLVPLMVFYFLKDKNRIIGWFKSFLPEDNHALFFVWNDLKPKLADYVRGKAIEFIIVSIVTYLGFAYFNLNYSILLAVGVGLSVIIPYVGMVMITIPVVMVGILQYGLSMTLVWMLTVFFIIQALDGNLLVPLLFSEVLNMHPVGVVSAILIFGGMWGLWGVFFAIPLGLLFISGVNMFRNHQKGKKDPAKINLC; encoded by the coding sequence ATGGTTTTTAAAACTATAAAAAACTGGTATAAGGATAGATATCAAAATAATGAGCCAATAGTATTTATTGGTTTGATGCTATTTTTTTACTTAGTATTAACTTTTTTAGGTAATTATATTGCTCCTATTTTAGCAGCTCTTGTAATTGCATATCTACTTGATACATTTGTAAATATCCTCCATAAAGCTACTAAGATAAATAGGCTTATATTAGTTTATTTTGTTTATATAATTTTTTTGATAGTCTTACTGTCGGTGATTTTTGTATTATTGCCTATTATTGTTAATCAGATGATTGATTTTATAAAGCAAGCATCACATACACTTTCAAGCTTAAAATCGAGCCTTGAATACTTATCTCAAAAATATCCTACTTTGCTAACTGTAGATAGAATTGATTCAATAGTTAATTGGTTTAATACTATTGACTGGAAGAAAATAAGCTCAAATATAGGTTCTTTTATTTTACAAAATACAGCAACAACATTGCCGCTATTATTTTCTGTGCTTATTTACTTATTTTTAGTACCTTTGATGGTGTTTTATTTCCTGAAAGATAAAAATAGAATTATAGGCTGGTTCAAGTCATTTTTACCTGAAGATAATCATGCTTTATTCTTTGTATGGAATGATTTAAAACCAAAGCTTGCAGATTATGTAAGAGGTAAGGCGATAGAGTTTATTATTGTTTCTATAGTTACATACCTAGGTTTTGCATATTTTAATCTTAACTACTCGATCCTTTTAGCAGTTGGTGTAGGTCTATCTGTGATTATCCCATATGTTGGTATGGTGATGATTACTATACCTGTAGTTATGGTTGGGATATTACAGTATGGGCTTAGCATGACACTAGTGTGGATGCTTACAGTATTTTTCATTATTCAAGCCTTAGATGGCAATTTACTTGTGCCATTATTATTCTCTGAAGTTCTAAATATGCATCCAGTTGGAGTAGTTTCGGCGATATTGATATTTGGTGGAATGTGGGGCTTGTGGGGAGTGTTCTTTGCTATACCTCTAGGTTTACTTTTTATCTCTGGAGTAAATATGTTTAGAAATCATCAAAAGGGTAAAAAAGATCCTGCCAAGATAAATTTATGCTAA